The following DNA comes from Candidatus Methylomirabilota bacterium.
GCGCTGGCGCGGACGCTGGCCGAGCACATCGGCCACGTCAAGCCGGCGCCGGAAGCGCCGGTCGCGGCCGGGAACGGCAAGAGGCAGATCGGCGACCTCTGCAAGGAGTGCGGCCAGGCGACCTTCATCTACGAGGAGGGCTGCAAGAAGTGTCTCTCGTGCGGCTTCAACGAGTGCTGAAGCTCGGAGGAGGGTCGAGCGCCTCAGCGGTGTAGAATGCCGCCGTGTTCTCGGGCGGGACGTACGACGAGGTCGCGCGGTGGCTCTGGAACTTCCTCACGTCGCACGCCAAGCGCATCAGCCCGCGCGTCGAGGTCGAGCTGGACGCGGGTGACACGCGCGCCGGGAAGTCGTACGGGGCGCGGCTCCGCGTGGGGGCGCGCGTGAGCCCCGTCCTCGAGTTCGACTTCCACGAGGTCGCCGACAAGCGCGGGAGCCTCGCGTGGTGCGCCGAGATGGCCGAGCGCACGCAGGCCCGCGCGCGGGAGCTCCTGGCGGAGCGGGGAACGGCAGACGCCCGGGCGCGCTAGGCTCCTTCCGCGCTGGATCACCCCCGGGGACCTCAACGGGTTCCTTGGCCTCGCCCTCGACAACGTCACGCAGCTCGTCATCCTCTCGAGCCTCCTGATCGGCGTCTTCAAGTTCCCCGCGGACCTCGTCCTGCACCGGATGGTCCCGGGCACGGCGTTGGGCGTGCTGGTCGGCGACCTCGCCTACACGTGGCTCGCCGTGCGGCTCATGCGCCGGACGGGACGGGAGGACGTGACGGCGATGCCGTTCGGCATCGACACGCCGACGCTCTTCGCGATGGTCTTCGGCGTCCTCGGCCCCGTGATGGCGGCGACCGGCGATCCCGTCCTCGCGTGGAAGGTGGGCATGGCCGCGACGGTCGCGATCGGCCTCGCCAAGGTCGGGCTCGCGTTCGGGGGCGACTGGGCCCGCCGCGCGGTGCCGCGTGCCGCGCTGCTGGGCTCGATCGCCGGCGTCGCGGTCCTCCTCATCGCCTTCCTGCCCGCGCTCAAGATCCTCCGCGACCCGCTCGTCGGCCTCGTCGCGCTCGTGATCCTGTTCCTGTCGCTCTTTGGACGGGTGAGGATGCCGTTCGGGATCCCGGGCGCGTTCGCCGCGGTCGTCGCGGGCACGGCGCTCTTCTGGGTCCGCGCGTGGCTCGGCGCGGGCCCCCAGGCGACGCTCGCGGTCGGCACCTTCCGCCTCGCGTTCCCGTGGCCGACACTCGCCTGGCTCGACGCACTCGAGGCGACGCTGCCGTACCTCTCGGTCGCGCTGCCGTTCGCGCTCGTGACGATCATCGGCGGGATCGACAACACGGAGAGCGCGGCCGCGGCGGGCGACGAGTACCGCGCGCGCGACATCCTCCTCACCGAGGCGGCGGCGACCGTGCTCGCGGGGCTCTGCGGCGGCGTCGTGCAGAACACGCCCTACATCGGGCATCCCGCGTACAAGGCGATGGGCGCGCGCGCGGGCTACACGCTCGCCACGGGCGTGGTCATCGGCGCGGGCGCGGCCCTCGGCGCCCTCTCGCTCCTCGTCTCGGTGCTGCCGGAGGCGGCGATCGCGCCGATCCTCGTCTTCATCGGCCTCGAGATCACGGCCCAGGGGTTCCTCGCGTCACCGCCGCGCCACGGCGCCGCGGTGGCGCTCGCCTTCGTGCCTGTCGCGGCGGCCGTCGTCCTTATCGAGACGGGAGGCCTCCTCGCGGCGCTCGGGGCCTCGCCCGCGTCGCTCACGGGCGAGGCGGCGCTCGCCCACGAGGCGCTGCTGGTCCTGGGCAACGGCTTCATCCTCACGGCGGTCGTGTGGGGGTGGGCGCTCGTCGCGATCATCGAGCGGAGGCTCGGCGTCGCCGGCGCGGTCTTCGCGTTCGCGAGCCT
Coding sequences within:
- a CDS encoding MFS transporter, with the translated sequence MVPGTALGVLVGDLAYTWLAVRLMRRTGREDVTAMPFGIDTPTLFAMVFGVLGPVMAATGDPVLAWKVGMAATVAIGLAKVGLAFGGDWARRAVPRAALLGSIAGVAVLLIAFLPALKILRDPLVGLVALVILFLSLFGRVRMPFGIPGAFAAVVAGTALFWVRAWLGAGPQATLAVGTFRLAFPWPTLAWLDALEATLPYLSVALPFALVTIIGGIDNTESAAAAGDEYRARDILLTEAAATVLAGLCGGVVQNTPYIGHPAYKAMGARAGYTLATGVVIGAGAALGALSLLVSVLPEAAIAPILVFIGLEITAQGFLASPPRHGAAVALAFVPVAAAVVLIETGGLLAALGASPASLTGEAALAHEALLVLGNGFILTAVVWGWALVAIIERRLGVAGAVFAFASLATLFGVIHSPLANGALFWPWAAPSAFPQRLAGAYGALAAICWLAARGAPDASRRIPA